Proteins encoded within one genomic window of uncultured Draconibacterium sp.:
- the modA gene encoding molybdate ABC transporter substrate-binding protein: MSRKALLYILIVFLFFGCAQKSKKKQSTELLVFSGAGLTNVVTELAEIYKAKDGVDIKLNFASSGTLARQIEQGAQPSVYISANEKWVDYLINLDLVVPESKEKVVGTSMAVIVPSDSETDSITFFNDFPEQFKRRLSIGDPKHVPAGDYAWKAIENGGYADALSDRILPAKDVRSALMVVELGEVEMGIVYKTDALKSQKVKIVSIVPDELHPPIGFYASILKNKNNEQTKLFYNFLTSKEAKDIWIKHGFKIE; this comes from the coding sequence ATGAGTAGAAAAGCATTACTATATATATTAATAGTATTCCTGTTTTTTGGATGCGCCCAAAAATCAAAGAAAAAGCAGTCGACAGAACTGTTGGTTTTTAGCGGAGCCGGATTAACAAATGTGGTTACCGAACTGGCCGAAATCTATAAAGCAAAAGATGGCGTCGATATCAAATTGAATTTTGCTTCATCGGGAACACTGGCCCGGCAAATTGAACAGGGAGCTCAACCATCAGTATACATTTCTGCCAACGAAAAGTGGGTGGATTATCTAATTAACCTGGATTTGGTTGTTCCCGAATCAAAAGAAAAAGTTGTCGGAACGTCAATGGCAGTGATTGTTCCTTCGGATAGTGAAACAGACTCAATTACATTTTTTAATGATTTCCCGGAGCAATTTAAACGTCGGTTATCTATTGGCGACCCAAAACATGTGCCGGCCGGCGACTATGCATGGAAAGCAATAGAGAACGGTGGTTACGCTGACGCTTTAAGCGACCGGATATTGCCTGCAAAAGATGTACGCTCGGCATTAATGGTGGTAGAATTGGGTGAAGTAGAAATGGGAATCGTGTACAAAACCGACGCCTTGAAATCGCAAAAAGTAAAGATCGTTTCTATTGTGCCTGATGAACTGCATCCGCCAATTGGTTTTTACGCATCCATTTTAAAGAACAAAAACAACGAACAAACCAAGCTTTTTTATAATTTTCTGACCTCGAAAGAAGCAAAAGACATCTGGATAAAACACGGATTTAAGATTGAGTGA
- a CDS encoding porin translates to MKFKGILILLLLAGLVASAGKTVQEKPFKPTITPYIKLQFWNVVSQGVTTDEAEAADRFASYFRRGRLGVKGNVLPELSYDVMLSFDNLAKDGFSSTKGVVNAGAVALWSAYFTYDLLPESDWLNVTGGYFLPHVSRESTTSPWTTSSLDKTENSCYLRQLVTGKANGISPGINLGGLGELGKQTLIYNIAIINRQDVVSIMEINWSPVLLGHVMLNFGDKEFSKYKYCFSNNLLEKQTSATFGVGFSTQGKTDIFESTQTISADATIYLGHFKIDGEYNHLIRKNNLEYKADCFMIRSGYNIFLKKDWVLEPTVMFEKFSGDENFEDVSFFDGTDTKLDFGVNLISAKRKVKVNLHYVYHDGDGIKNRYIKKTTYPGNYISLGLQLII, encoded by the coding sequence ATGAAATTTAAGGGAATTCTCATATTGCTGCTTTTGGCAGGACTTGTGGCTTCGGCAGGAAAAACGGTTCAGGAAAAACCGTTCAAGCCAACCATCACTCCTTATATAAAGCTGCAGTTTTGGAATGTTGTCAGCCAGGGAGTGACTACTGATGAAGCAGAGGCCGCCGATCGCTTTGCATCATACTTCAGACGCGGCCGTTTGGGAGTAAAAGGAAATGTGCTGCCCGAGCTGTCGTACGATGTAATGTTGTCGTTCGATAACCTGGCAAAAGATGGTTTTTCATCCACAAAAGGTGTGGTGAATGCCGGAGCAGTTGCTCTTTGGAGTGCATACTTTACCTACGATCTTCTTCCCGAAAGTGACTGGCTGAATGTGACAGGTGGTTATTTCCTGCCACATGTGAGCCGCGAATCAACTACTTCGCCATGGACTACAAGTTCGCTCGACAAAACGGAGAACTCCTGTTACCTGCGCCAATTGGTTACCGGAAAAGCAAATGGAATAAGTCCCGGAATTAATTTGGGTGGTCTGGGCGAACTGGGAAAACAAACACTTATATATAATATAGCTATTATCAATCGCCAGGATGTGGTGAGCATTATGGAAATAAACTGGTCACCGGTTTTGCTGGGGCATGTTATGCTCAACTTCGGCGATAAAGAATTTTCGAAATACAAATATTGTTTCTCAAACAACCTGCTGGAAAAACAAACAAGTGCAACTTTCGGAGTCGGCTTTTCTACACAAGGGAAAACCGATATTTTTGAAAGCACGCAAACTATAAGTGCCGATGCAACCATTTATCTCGGGCATTTCAAAATCGATGGTGAATACAATCATCTGATTCGAAAAAATAACCTCGAATATAAAGCTGACTGTTTTATGATTCGCTCCGGTTACAACATATTCCTGAAAAAGGATTGGGTGCTGGAGCCCACTGTAATGTTTGAAAAGTTCTCTGGTGACGAAAATTTTGAAGATGTTTCGTTTTTCGACGGTACCGATACAAAGCTTGATTTTGGAGTGAACCTCATATCTGCCAAAAGGAAGGTGAAAGTGAATCTTCACTACGTATATCACGATGGCGACGGAATAAAGAACCGCTACATTAAAAAGACAACGTACCCGGGGAATTACATTTCGCTGGGATTACAATTAATAATATAA